A region of Candidatus Poribacteria bacterium DNA encodes the following proteins:
- a CDS encoding DUF4202 domain-containing protein produces the protein MDAARFDAAIAAIEEANAHDPNSRAIDGIPTPFEVAYARHVTGWVTRLTPDPSEALLLAVRGLHIERWKVPRQDYSADRRGYYQWRNRLKRLHAERVQGILNDVGYDPEMVARVGDLIRRVGFPHDPESQVIEDAVSLVFLEWQFAEFAAKTERAKMIDILRQVWERISPQAREIALTLPLEPSERELVAEALSEG, from the coding sequence ATGGACGCCGCACGGTTCGACGCCGCCATCGCCGCCATCGAAGAAGCCAACGCGCACGATCCCAACTCGCGCGCCATCGACGGCATCCCCACGCCCTTCGAGGTCGCTTACGCGCGGCACGTCACGGGTTGGGTGACTCGCCTGACCCCCGACCCGTCGGAAGCCCTGCTCCTAGCCGTCCGCGGACTCCATATCGAGCGGTGGAAGGTTCCCAGGCAGGACTACTCCGCCGACCGACGCGGCTACTACCAGTGGCGTAACCGGCTCAAGAGGCTCCACGCCGAGCGGGTGCAGGGCATCCTCAACGATGTCGGATACGACCCGGAGATGGTCGCACGAGTTGGCGATCTCATCCGGCGCGTCGGATTCCCGCACGACCCGGAGAGCCAGGTCATCGAAGACGCCGTCTCGCTGGTGTTTCTCGAATGGCAGTTCGCCGAATTCGCCGCCAAGACCGAGCGGGCGAAGATGATCGACATCCTGCGCCAAGTCTGGGAACGCATCAGCCCGCAAGCCCGCGAGATCGCCCTGACGCTCCCGCTGGAACCGTCGGAACGCGAGCTCGTCGCGGAAGCCCTTTCCGAGGGATAG
- a CDS encoding VOC family protein, which produces MKARGIDFICYDVTDMERALAFYRDTLGFEVAFTYGDSWVELATEPITVALIGPPHSRPAKDSTGPTMAVAVDDVAKWVEELRAKGVTVIFGPENTPVCDVAMVFDPDGNRLMIHHRHDDTWG; this is translated from the coding sequence ATGAAGGCTCGCGGCATCGATTTCATCTGCTACGACGTGACCGACATGGAGCGAGCGCTCGCGTTCTATCGAGACACGCTCGGATTCGAGGTGGCGTTCACATACGGCGACTCGTGGGTCGAGCTGGCGACGGAGCCGATCACGGTCGCCCTGATCGGGCCGCCGCACAGCAGGCCTGCGAAGGACAGCACGGGTCCCACCATGGCAGTCGCTGTCGATGATGTCGCCAAATGGGTCGAGGAGCTTCGCGCCAAGGGTGTGACTGTCATCTTTGGACCCGAGAACACGCCCGTCTGCGATGTCGCGATGGTGTTCGATCCCGATGGAAACCGACTGATGATCCACCATCGCCACGACGACACATGGGGTTGA
- a CDS encoding NADH-quinone oxidoreductase subunit A, which yields MSAYIPILLLLLVAVVIAVAILALAQLLTRYVVRPRQTRVKGSVYESGVNPVGNARLRFSIKFYLIAMIFIIFDVEVIFFYPWAIVFRDMIRENLLVFWEMVVFTAILVLGYIYVWRKGGLDWD from the coding sequence ATGAGCGCCTACATCCCGATCCTCCTGCTTCTCCTCGTGGCAGTCGTCATCGCGGTGGCGATCCTCGCCCTCGCCCAGCTCCTCACCCGATACGTCGTCCGTCCGCGGCAGACCCGCGTCAAGGGGAGCGTCTACGAGTCCGGCGTGAACCCCGTCGGCAACGCCCGGTTACGGTTCTCCATCAAGTTCTATCTAATCGCAATGATCTTCATCATCTTCGACGTCGAGGTGATCTTCTTCTATCCGTGGGCGATCGTGTTCCGCGACATGATCCGCGAGAACCTGCTGGTCTTTTGGGAGATGGTCGTCTTTACGGCGATCCTGGTGCTGGGGTACATCTACGTGTGGCGCAAGGGCGGGCTCGACTGGGATTAG
- a CDS encoding NADH-quinone oxidoreductase subunit C — MPEEQAPEAAPAEDPRPLPVRKVVERFGDPVLATDEHRGEWTVVVTSEAIHPVLRFLKTDPAFQYIRLVDLTAVDCLGLESISARFGGARFLLVYHLMSHMPDSPLPRLRVKCPLTDAEPSAPSATGLWSAADWLEREVYDMFGIVFDGHPDLRRILMPDDFGAFPLRKDYPVQGVGERASFDFERSGQTHRDE, encoded by the coding sequence ATGCCAGAAGAACAGGCTCCGGAGGCTGCACCGGCGGAAGACCCACGGCCTCTTCCCGTCCGTAAGGTCGTCGAACGCTTCGGAGACCCCGTCCTCGCCACGGATGAGCACCGTGGGGAATGGACGGTCGTCGTAACTTCCGAGGCGATCCATCCGGTTCTCAGGTTCCTCAAGACCGATCCCGCGTTCCAGTACATCCGCCTGGTCGATCTCACCGCCGTGGACTGCCTCGGCTTGGAGTCGATCTCGGCGCGGTTCGGCGGAGCCCGCTTCCTGCTCGTCTACCACCTCATGTCCCACATGCCGGACTCGCCGCTGCCGAGACTGCGGGTCAAGTGTCCGCTGACGGATGCGGAACCGTCCGCCCCGTCGGCGACAGGCCTGTGGTCCGCCGCCGACTGGCTCGAACGCGAAGTCTACGACATGTTCGGGATCGTCTTTGACGGGCATCCCGACCTGCGGCGTATCCTGATGCCAGACGACTTCGGCGCGTTCCCGCTGCGGAAGGACTATCCGGTGCAGGGCGTGGGCGAGCGCGCCAGCTTCGACTTCGAGCGGTCGGGACAGACGCATCGTGACGAGTGA
- the nuoE gene encoding NADH-quinone oxidoreductase subunit NuoE: MPFEFTPERRAHLDDLLTHYPTKRAATLPALHLAQAQNGYISQDVMEHVAELLDLSPAQVQDVVTFYPMFFQEPVGKHIIRVCKTLPCMLCDCKKVLDHLRESLEVEVEGTTADGNFTLLEVECLAACDQAPVMMVDEDLYGNLTPEKIDEILGGITGKAAPAKAERRHGRG; the protein is encoded by the coding sequence ATGCCATTCGAATTCACGCCGGAGCGCCGCGCCCATCTGGACGATCTCCTGACCCACTACCCGACGAAACGCGCGGCGACGCTCCCGGCTCTGCACCTCGCGCAAGCCCAGAACGGCTACATCTCGCAGGATGTCATGGAGCACGTCGCGGAGCTCCTCGACCTCTCCCCGGCGCAGGTGCAGGACGTCGTCACGTTCTACCCGATGTTCTTCCAGGAACCCGTGGGCAAGCACATCATCCGGGTCTGCAAGACGCTCCCTTGCATGCTCTGCGACTGCAAGAAGGTCCTCGACCACCTGCGCGAGTCGCTCGAAGTCGAAGTCGAGGGGACAACGGCAGACGGCAACTTCACGCTGCTCGAAGTGGAATGCCTCGCCGCGTGCGACCAGGCTCCCGTGATGATGGTCGACGAGGACTTGTACGGAAACCTCACGCCGGAGAAGATCGACGAAATCCTCGGCGGCATCACCGGGAAAGCGGCTCCCGCGAAGGCAGAGAGACGACATGGCAGAGGCTAA
- the nuoD gene encoding NADH dehydrogenase (quinone) subunit D — MRAPARAKTDVVASETMVLNIGPQHPATHGTLHLEVELDGEQVVRCTPHLGYLHTGFEKLGESMLYNQFIVVTDRMNYLSPLSNNFAYVLAVEKLLGVEVPKRGQYIRVALAEMARIADHMVWLGTHALDIGAFTAFLYAFQQREKFYDIIEACSGARLTVSYTRVGGMAQDVPDTFVPMVRGFLEGFLNEALPEIEGLLSKNRIWIDRTKGIGVIDAQTALDGGLTGPCLRGSGVEFDIRKAEPYSSYEDFDFDIPVGVRGDTYDRYLVRMEELRQSCRIIQQALDNMPDGPVNVPDHKMILPGKEHVYKAPDHTQPYDPVHPYGSIEGLIHHFKVTMRGHGVEPPEGEVYCATESPNGELGFYLVSDGSGYPYRVRVRAPSFMNYQNLPRMVQGLMVSDVVAVLGSLNVIAGELDR, encoded by the coding sequence ATGCGTGCACCTGCCAGAGCCAAGACTGACGTTGTCGCCAGCGAGACGATGGTCCTCAACATCGGGCCCCAGCATCCGGCGACCCACGGCACGCTCCATCTGGAGGTCGAGCTCGACGGCGAACAGGTCGTACGATGCACCCCGCATCTGGGTTATCTCCACACGGGCTTCGAGAAGCTCGGCGAGAGTATGCTCTACAACCAGTTCATCGTCGTCACCGACCGGATGAACTACCTGTCGCCACTCTCCAACAACTTCGCCTACGTCCTCGCCGTCGAGAAGCTTCTGGGCGTCGAAGTCCCCAAGCGCGGGCAGTATATCCGCGTTGCCCTCGCCGAGATGGCGCGCATCGCCGACCACATGGTCTGGTTGGGAACCCACGCGCTGGACATCGGCGCGTTCACCGCGTTCCTCTACGCCTTCCAGCAGCGCGAGAAGTTCTACGACATCATCGAAGCCTGCTCCGGCGCGCGGCTCACCGTGAGCTACACGCGCGTCGGCGGCATGGCGCAGGACGTGCCCGACACGTTCGTCCCGATGGTGCGCGGCTTCCTGGAGGGGTTTCTCAACGAAGCCCTGCCGGAGATCGAAGGGCTCCTCTCGAAGAACCGCATCTGGATCGACCGGACGAAGGGCATCGGCGTCATCGACGCCCAGACGGCGCTCGACGGCGGTTTGACGGGTCCCTGCCTGCGCGGCTCCGGCGTCGAGTTCGACATCCGCAAGGCGGAGCCTTACTCGTCCTACGAGGACTTCGACTTCGACATCCCCGTGGGCGTGCGCGGCGACACCTACGACCGCTACCTGGTGCGCATGGAAGAGCTGCGGCAGAGCTGCCGGATCATCCAGCAAGCGCTCGACAACATGCCGGATGGACCCGTCAACGTGCCGGATCACAAGATGATCCTGCCGGGCAAGGAGCACGTCTACAAGGCTCCCGACCACACGCAGCCCTACGACCCGGTTCACCCGTACGGCTCCATCGAAGGCTTGATCCACCACTTCAAGGTGACGATGCGAGGTCACGGCGTCGAGCCGCCGGAAGGGGAGGTCTACTGCGCGACGGAGTCGCCCAACGGGGAACTGGGGTTCTACCTGGTCAGCGACGGCAGCGGCTATCCATACCGCGTCCGCGTGCGCGCGCCTTCGTTCATGAACTATCAGAACCTGCCCAGGATGGTCCAGGGGCTTATGGTCTCCGATGTCGTCGCCGTGCTGGGGAGCCTCAACGTCATCGCCGGAGAGCTCGACCGCTGA
- a CDS encoding ethylbenzene dehydrogenase, with protein MTSGRSLAPSVLVPEAKEPSMGVWLKHWRALAVVLALGVGVAMVVGCGGDDEEGEKKDIGANTLLSHKGAAPTVDGSGADAAWKDAHPLEFVASGGANSSLSNVSLKSVHSGDMVYFLVEWTDPTESLRRAPWQKQADGSWKQLKDGPAGDDNKYYEDKLAFIWNINDSIAGFNQAGCQVTCHIGEGKPYGNKYTTSAGERGDIWHWKSVRTGPVGTMDDQWLDDVRYDPDKAAEAGRHSDPNTGGGYKDNKSADGKTPAYGAIAPPYWILDSTKKPFNDGDFKANDEVPGIVVAPYQGDRGDVAAKGVYSGGKWTLEIARKLTTGSEYDVQFSDLAKSYYFGVAAFDNAQVRHSASSGAFELQFDQ; from the coding sequence ATGACGAGCGGTCGATCGCTCGCGCCGAGCGTGCTCGTGCCGGAAGCAAAGGAGCCCTCGATGGGTGTGTGGCTTAAGCATTGGCGCGCGCTAGCCGTCGTCCTGGCACTTGGTGTCGGCGTTGCCATGGTCGTCGGCTGCGGAGGCGATGACGAGGAAGGCGAAAAGAAGGACATTGGAGCGAACACGCTCCTGTCGCACAAGGGAGCTGCGCCGACAGTCGACGGCAGCGGCGCAGACGCTGCATGGAAGGATGCCCATCCGCTGGAGTTCGTGGCGTCGGGCGGCGCCAACTCCTCCCTGTCCAACGTATCGCTTAAGTCGGTCCACTCCGGCGACATGGTCTACTTCCTCGTCGAGTGGACCGACCCGACCGAGAGCCTGCGCCGCGCGCCGTGGCAGAAGCAGGCGGACGGATCGTGGAAGCAGCTCAAGGATGGACCTGCCGGCGACGACAACAAGTACTACGAAGATAAGCTCGCCTTCATCTGGAACATCAACGACAGCATCGCCGGTTTCAACCAGGCGGGATGCCAGGTGACCTGCCATATCGGCGAAGGCAAGCCATACGGGAACAAGTACACCACGTCGGCTGGCGAACGCGGAGACATCTGGCACTGGAAGTCTGTCCGAACGGGTCCCGTCGGGACGATGGATGATCAGTGGTTGGACGACGTGCGTTACGATCCCGACAAAGCCGCCGAAGCAGGACGCCATAGCGACCCGAACACTGGAGGCGGGTACAAGGACAACAAGTCCGCGGACGGCAAGACTCCTGCCTACGGAGCGATCGCCCCTCCCTACTGGATCCTCGACAGCACTAAGAAGCCGTTCAACGACGGCGACTTCAAGGCGAACGACGAGGTTCCTGGCATCGTCGTCGCTCCCTACCAAGGCGACCGCGGGGACGTCGCCGCCAAGGGTGTCTACTCCGGCGGGAAGTGGACGCTGGAAATCGCTCGCAAGCTGACGACTGGGAGCGAGTACGACGTCCAGTTCTCCGATCTCGCAAAGAGCTACTACTTCGGCGTCGCGGCATTCGATAACGCGCAGGTGCGCCATTCGGCGTCATCGGGAGCGTTCGAGCTTCAGTTCGACCAGTAG